One Actinosynnema pretiosum DNA segment encodes these proteins:
- a CDS encoding GH92 family glycosyl hydrolase, giving the protein MTLPRGSTALAAAALLVLGAAVPAQAQPSSGSAAEDPVTLVNPFVGTQNFGNTFPGASAPFGMVQVSPDTGGQGGYDYQQGFIHGFSQTHLSGVGCPVAGELPIMPTTGAVTSTDHNAYRSAYSHDDEEAEPGYYRVGLQRYGIGVELTATPRTGWQRYSFPAGASGNVLLNTGKANQQVLDSQVRVVDDRTVEGRVRAGRFCAGLDEHTVYFTASFDRPFQAFGTWRGGAVTPGAREASGSGGNGAYATFDTTADRDVVVKVGLSYTGIEGARKNLAAETDGHDFDAARAALRQTWQEQLGRVEIGGGSPERRKAFYTSLYHSVLHPNLAGDVDGRYTAFGGQVKQAQDFTPHQNFSLWDTYRPQNQLLELLEPEVARDVALSVLAAGRDGGWLPRWALANSETNIMTGDPVTPFLVEAWSRGLLKGHEAEAYELLKRNATSLPPDDSPYNGRSGVEHYLERGYVPSGLEKGVDCPHKGGDNDCAHPASATLEYAAADAALALMAEGLGQEEDARAFAARGKWYRNLWDSGTKHFRPRTQDGTWLAPYDPVEAGHQFHEGGAYQYQWLVPQDPDGLVDLMGGRRETERRLDAFFAYDKLLVDPAGTARTEWITQPYDYYGKPTYNPNNEPDLHAPYTYLSVGAPAKTATVVRAAMTLFTDGPDGMTGNDDLGTMSAWYVFSSLGLYPTMSGAGFFALSSPQFPSATVHIGDKALAITAPGASDANRYVQRVSLNGKDVRKTWLSWDDVARGGSLQHRLGTSPSTWGTSADARPPSISRGLPDTRAHLDASLRPSTAVLPTSAERRTVPFALDVLAQSPLLLPVSFTASAPEGWRVPLRPLVIPSFTLPAQREVEVPVTIPANTPPGSYEVSVTARGPNTTTAKVAVEIREAVACAASGDGWCAVDLSAALNHDGTATAAAPGEGDFDGGGWSYDAALLPTGRVTWGGVTYVAPDTSGTAPNFVEARGQALLLPEGRYPALNLVGAAHNGPVGTAVTVRYTDGTSASAPVVVADWAGSGSAVVLEMPHRIKAGSGVDSPPVRLFGHRVALDPAKVVQSVVLPADPRVEVFAATLG; this is encoded by the coding sequence ATGACCCTCCCGCGAGGCAGCACAGCACTGGCCGCCGCAGCACTGCTCGTGCTCGGAGCGGCCGTCCCAGCCCAGGCCCAGCCGTCGTCCGGGAGCGCGGCGGAGGACCCCGTCACCCTGGTCAACCCGTTCGTCGGCACCCAGAACTTCGGCAACACCTTCCCCGGCGCGAGCGCCCCGTTCGGCATGGTCCAGGTCAGCCCGGACACCGGCGGCCAGGGCGGCTACGACTACCAGCAGGGCTTCATCCACGGCTTCAGCCAGACCCACCTGTCCGGCGTCGGCTGCCCCGTCGCGGGCGAGCTGCCGATCATGCCCACCACCGGCGCGGTCACCAGCACCGACCACAACGCCTACCGGTCCGCCTACAGCCACGACGACGAGGAGGCCGAACCCGGCTACTACCGCGTCGGCCTCCAGCGGTACGGCATCGGCGTCGAGCTGACCGCCACGCCGCGCACCGGCTGGCAGCGCTACTCGTTCCCGGCGGGCGCGAGCGGCAACGTGCTGCTCAACACCGGCAAGGCCAACCAGCAGGTGCTCGACTCGCAGGTGCGGGTGGTCGACGACCGCACCGTGGAGGGCCGGGTGCGGGCCGGGCGGTTCTGCGCCGGGCTGGACGAGCACACCGTGTACTTCACCGCCTCGTTCGACCGGCCCTTCCAGGCGTTCGGGACCTGGCGCGGCGGCGCGGTCACGCCCGGCGCGCGGGAGGCGTCGGGCAGCGGCGGCAACGGGGCCTACGCCACGTTCGACACCACCGCCGACCGGGACGTGGTGGTCAAGGTCGGCCTGTCCTACACCGGGATCGAGGGCGCGCGGAAGAACCTGGCCGCCGAGACCGACGGCCACGACTTCGACGCCGCCCGCGCCGCGCTGCGGCAGACCTGGCAGGAGCAGTTGGGGCGCGTGGAGATCGGCGGCGGGAGCCCGGAGCGCCGCAAGGCGTTCTACACCTCGCTCTACCACTCGGTGCTGCACCCGAACCTCGCCGGGGACGTGGACGGCCGCTACACCGCGTTCGGCGGGCAGGTGAAGCAGGCGCAGGACTTCACGCCGCACCAGAACTTCTCGCTGTGGGACACCTACCGCCCGCAGAACCAGCTCCTCGAACTCCTCGAGCCCGAGGTGGCGCGGGACGTCGCGCTGTCGGTCCTCGCGGCGGGCCGCGACGGCGGCTGGCTGCCGAGGTGGGCGCTGGCCAACAGCGAGACCAACATCATGACCGGCGACCCGGTCACCCCGTTCCTGGTCGAGGCGTGGTCGCGCGGGCTGCTCAAGGGTCACGAGGCCGAGGCGTACGAGCTGCTCAAGCGCAACGCCACCAGCCTGCCGCCGGACGACTCGCCGTACAACGGGCGCTCCGGCGTCGAGCACTACCTGGAGCGCGGCTACGTGCCGTCCGGGCTGGAGAAGGGCGTGGACTGCCCCCACAAGGGCGGCGACAACGACTGCGCCCACCCGGCGTCCGCGACGCTGGAGTACGCGGCGGCCGACGCCGCGCTCGCCCTGATGGCGGAAGGCTTGGGGCAGGAGGAGGACGCGCGCGCCTTCGCCGCCCGCGGCAAGTGGTACCGCAACCTCTGGGACTCCGGCACCAAGCACTTCCGCCCGCGCACCCAGGACGGCACCTGGCTCGCGCCGTACGACCCGGTCGAGGCCGGGCACCAGTTCCACGAGGGCGGCGCATACCAGTACCAGTGGCTCGTGCCGCAGGACCCCGACGGGCTGGTCGACCTGATGGGCGGGCGGCGCGAGACCGAGCGCAGGCTCGACGCGTTCTTCGCCTACGACAAGCTGCTCGTCGACCCGGCGGGCACCGCGCGCACCGAGTGGATCACCCAGCCGTACGACTACTACGGCAAGCCGACCTACAACCCGAACAACGAGCCCGATCTGCACGCGCCGTACACCTACCTGTCGGTGGGCGCGCCCGCGAAGACGGCGACCGTGGTGCGGGCGGCCATGACCCTGTTCACCGACGGGCCGGACGGCATGACCGGCAACGACGACCTGGGCACGATGTCCGCCTGGTACGTGTTCTCCTCGCTGGGCCTGTACCCGACGATGAGCGGCGCGGGCTTCTTCGCCCTGTCCAGCCCGCAGTTCCCCAGCGCGACCGTCCACATCGGAGACAAGGCGCTCGCCATCACCGCGCCGGGGGCCAGCGACGCCAACCGCTACGTGCAGCGGGTGTCGTTGAACGGCAAGGACGTGCGCAAGACCTGGCTGTCCTGGGACGACGTGGCGCGCGGCGGCTCGCTCCAGCACCGGCTCGGCACGTCCCCGTCGACCTGGGGCACCTCCGCCGACGCCCGGCCGCCGTCGATCAGCCGGGGCCTGCCGGACACCCGAGCGCACCTGGACGCCTCGCTGCGCCCGTCGACCGCGGTGCTGCCCACCTCGGCCGAGCGGCGCACGGTGCCGTTCGCGCTCGACGTGCTCGCCCAGTCCCCGCTCCTGCTGCCGGTCTCGTTCACCGCGTCCGCGCCCGAGGGCTGGCGGGTTCCGCTGCGCCCCTTGGTGATCCCGTCGTTCACGCTGCCCGCGCAGCGCGAGGTCGAGGTCCCGGTGACCATCCCGGCGAACACCCCGCCGGGCTCCTATGAGGTCTCGGTGACCGCGCGCGGTCCGAACACCACCACGGCGAAGGTCGCCGTGGAGATCCGCGAAGCGGTGGCGTGCGCGGCGAGCGGTGACGGGTGGTGCGCGGTCGACCTGTCCGCCGCGCTCAACCACGACGGCACGGCCACCGCCGCCGCACCCGGCGAGGGCGACTTCGACGGCGGCGGCTGGAGCTACGACGCGGCCCTGCTGCCCACCGGCCGGGTCACCTGGGGCGGTGTCACCTACGTCGCCCCCGACACCTCCGGGACCGCGCCCAACTTCGTGGAGGCGCGCGGGCAGGCGCTGCTGCTGCCCGAGGGGAGGTACCCGGCGCTGAACCTGGTGGGCGCGGCGCACAACGGCCCCGTCGGCACGGCGGTGACCGTTCGCTACACCGACGGGACCAGCGCGTCCGCGCCGGTGGTCGTGGCCGACTGGGCCGGTTCGGGCAGCGCGGTCGTGCTGGAGATGCCGCACCGGATCAAGGCGGGCTCCGGGGTGGACTCGCCGCCGGTGCGGTTGTTCGGGCACCGCGTGGCGCTCGATCCGGCGAAGGTGGTTCAGTCGGTCGTGCTGCCTGCCGATCCCAGGGTCGAGGTGTTCGCGGCCACCCTCGGGTGA
- a CDS encoding AbfB domain-containing protein, with the protein MRRSLSRALLAPLAALLVVGSAAPALAQPAASARSADAGPSADAVWQPKPAPLTTPWTNQVSPTNALPEYPRPQLVRPDWQNLNGVWEFAGAANLDDPPIGRPLAEGVLVPYAIESALSGIKRHEDSMFYRRTFTVPAGWDGRRVKLNFGAVTWESRVWVNGTQVGTHTGGFDPFSFDITGALRGGANEIVVGVNSPVDGQRYPIGKQRRNPSGIWYTPASGIWQTVWLEPVATNHITRLDTTPDVPAGVLDLVVQGSAGRQVQAQVLSGGQVVGTASGTVGQHLRVPVPNARLWSPDDPFLYDLRVTMAGGDAVTGYFGMRSLGKAVIGGVTRPLLNGDFVFQLGTLDQGYWPDGVYTAPTDAALRSDLEQQKALGFTMVRKHIKVEPARWYYWADRLGLMVWQDMPSVDSVDEAPNSHANFESELRRTIEHLKGITSIVQWVPFNEGWGEYDAGRITDLVRSLDNTRLINHNSGSNCCVSDPDPGNGDVIDDHAYQMSSGTRQPDGRIAVLGEYGGLGRRITGHEHQPGQGFAYGDLYPDENSLTSRYVTITEEVGRFVQTRGLSASVYTEPYDVENEVNGFHTYDRQVLKVDAERVRAVNQRVLARARGTEVGRDELVSLKVATPGFTTRFLRHQNSLARTDVLTPGSGEGATKDATYRLRPGLADSACYSLESRNFPGSYLRHSSSRVRLDANDGSALFAGDATFCARDGWGATAFESKNLPGHFLRHYNEGVYVARSGGPNPWDGAASFTRDTTWNVTIPLWRSGVDLPVDQARSLRVTTPGFTDRFLRHRDSLARTDVVGPASDATTKADATFVVRRGLADPSCYSFESRNLPGRFLRHASYRLRLDTNPNTDLFRRDATFCAQPGTGGARLASVNELGANVRHYNAEVWAASDGGAHAYDNPVSYAQDVSWSFDAPWTP; encoded by the coding sequence ATGCGCAGATCCCTGTCCCGCGCCCTCTTAGCCCCGCTGGCGGCCCTGCTGGTCGTCGGCTCGGCCGCCCCGGCGCTCGCCCAACCGGCCGCCTCGGCGCGGTCCGCCGACGCGGGCCCGTCCGCGGACGCGGTGTGGCAGCCCAAGCCCGCGCCGCTGACCACGCCGTGGACCAACCAGGTCTCGCCCACCAACGCCCTCCCGGAGTACCCGCGCCCGCAGCTCGTCCGGCCGGACTGGCAGAACCTCAACGGGGTGTGGGAGTTCGCGGGCGCCGCGAACCTGGACGACCCGCCGATCGGCCGCCCGCTCGCCGAGGGCGTCCTGGTGCCCTACGCGATCGAGTCGGCGCTGTCCGGCATCAAGCGGCACGAGGACAGCATGTTCTACCGGCGGACCTTCACCGTCCCCGCGGGCTGGGACGGGCGGCGCGTGAAGCTCAACTTCGGCGCCGTCACCTGGGAGAGCCGGGTCTGGGTCAACGGGACCCAGGTCGGCACGCACACCGGCGGGTTCGACCCGTTCTCGTTCGACATCACCGGCGCGCTCCGCGGCGGCGCCAACGAGATCGTGGTCGGGGTCAACTCGCCGGTCGACGGGCAGCGCTACCCGATCGGCAAGCAGCGGCGGAACCCGAGCGGCATCTGGTACACGCCCGCGTCCGGGATCTGGCAGACGGTGTGGCTCGAACCCGTGGCCACCAACCACATCACGCGCCTGGACACCACGCCGGACGTGCCCGCCGGGGTGCTGGACCTGGTCGTGCAGGGCAGCGCGGGCAGGCAGGTGCAGGCCCAGGTGCTCAGCGGCGGCCAGGTCGTCGGCACGGCGTCCGGGACCGTGGGGCAGCACCTGCGGGTGCCGGTGCCGAACGCGCGGCTGTGGTCGCCGGACGACCCGTTCCTGTACGACCTGCGCGTCACCATGGCGGGCGGCGACGCGGTCACCGGGTACTTCGGGATGCGCTCGCTCGGCAAGGCCGTCATCGGCGGGGTCACCAGGCCGCTGCTGAACGGGGACTTCGTGTTCCAGCTCGGCACCCTGGACCAGGGTTACTGGCCGGACGGCGTCTACACCGCGCCCACCGACGCGGCGCTGCGGTCGGACCTGGAGCAGCAGAAGGCACTGGGCTTCACCATGGTCCGCAAGCACATCAAGGTGGAACCGGCGCGCTGGTACTACTGGGCGGACAGGCTCGGGCTGATGGTGTGGCAGGACATGCCGTCGGTCGACTCGGTGGACGAGGCCCCGAACAGCCACGCCAACTTCGAGTCCGAGCTGCGCCGGACGATCGAGCACCTCAAGGGGATCACGTCGATCGTGCAGTGGGTCCCGTTCAACGAGGGCTGGGGCGAGTACGACGCCGGGCGGATCACGGACCTGGTGCGGTCGCTGGACAACACCCGGTTGATCAACCACAACTCCGGGTCCAACTGCTGCGTCTCCGACCCCGACCCCGGCAACGGGGACGTGATCGACGACCACGCCTACCAGATGTCCTCCGGCACCCGGCAGCCCGACGGGCGGATCGCCGTGCTCGGCGAGTACGGCGGGCTCGGGCGGCGGATCACCGGGCACGAGCACCAGCCCGGCCAGGGCTTCGCCTACGGCGACCTCTACCCCGACGAGAACTCGTTGACCAGCCGGTACGTCACGATCACCGAGGAGGTCGGCCGGTTCGTGCAGACGCGGGGGCTCTCCGCTTCGGTGTACACCGAGCCGTACGACGTGGAGAACGAGGTCAACGGCTTCCACACCTACGACCGCCAGGTGCTGAAGGTGGACGCCGAGCGGGTCAGGGCGGTCAACCAGCGGGTCCTGGCGCGCGCCAGGGGGACCGAGGTCGGGCGGGACGAGCTGGTCTCGCTCAAGGTCGCCACCCCCGGCTTCACCACCCGCTTCCTGCGGCACCAGAACTCCCTGGCCCGCACCGACGTGCTCACCCCCGGCAGCGGCGAGGGCGCGACCAAGGACGCCACCTACCGGTTGCGCCCAGGGCTCGCCGACTCGGCCTGCTACTCGTTGGAATCGCGGAACTTCCCCGGCAGCTACCTGCGGCACTCGTCCTCGCGGGTGCGGCTGGACGCCAACGACGGCAGCGCGCTGTTCGCCGGTGACGCGACGTTCTGCGCCCGCGACGGCTGGGGCGCGACGGCGTTCGAGTCCAAGAACCTGCCGGGCCACTTCCTGCGGCACTACAACGAGGGCGTGTACGTGGCCCGCAGCGGCGGCCCGAACCCGTGGGACGGCGCGGCGAGCTTCACCCGGGACACCACCTGGAACGTCACGATCCCGCTGTGGCGCAGCGGGGTCGACCTGCCCGTCGACCAGGCGCGCTCGCTGCGGGTGACCACGCCCGGTTTCACCGACCGGTTCCTGCGGCACCGGGACAGCCTGGCCCGCACCGACGTGGTCGGCCCCGCGAGCGACGCGACCACCAAGGCCGACGCGACGTTCGTCGTGCGGCGCGGGCTGGCCGACCCGTCCTGCTACTCGTTCGAGTCGCGGAACCTGCCCGGCCGGTTCCTGCGGCACGCCTCGTACCGGCTGCGCCTGGACACCAACCCGAACACCGACCTCTTCCGCCGGGACGCCACGTTCTGCGCCCAGCCGGGGACCGGCGGCGCGCGGCTGGCCTCGGTGAACGAGCTGGGCGCGAACGTCCGGCACTACAACGCGGAGGTGTGGGCGGCCAGCGACGGCGGGGCCCACGCGTACGACAACCCGGTCTCGTACGCCCAGGACGTGAGCTGGAGCTTCGACGCGCCCTGGACGCCCTGA